The DNA region CCCTTGAACAGGGCGCCGTCGGCGATCAGGATGCGCGGCGCGCGGATGTCGCCGACCACCTTGCAGTCGGCCTTCAGCTCGACCTTGTCGCTCGCGTTGATGTTCCCCGTCACCTGGCCCGACACCTCGACGTTCGCCGTCTCGATGTCCGCCTCGATGACGCCCGACGACTCGACGAAGAGGCTCTCTCGCAGGCTGATGCGGCCCTTGACGGTGCCCTGGATCACCAGGTCCTCGTCGCCCGAGATCTCGCCGTCGATGACGATCGAGCTTCCGATGACCGTGTGCGCGCCGGCGCGCGACGCCGGGACCTTCTCGATGCCAGCCATGTTCCGCAGCCCTCCACGAGCCTCTGGTGATCCCCCGACGAACATCGGTTCGTAAGACCCGCGCAGGATAGAGGTCCGTTCGAGGGCCAGTCAACAGGGTGTTCCGCGCACACACGCAACGTTCAACGCGGCGCGCGCGCCGAGAGCCAGGCGACCGCCTCGGCGATCGGCCTCGCCCGCTCGACCTCGTTCAGCACCTCGTGTCGGAACCCCTCGTACACCTCGAGCCGCTTGTCGGTGGCTCCCGCGGCCGAGACGAAGGCGCGCGTCGCGTCGAGCCCCACCACGCGGTCGGCGCCGGCCGCGAGCACGAGCAGCGGGGCCGTCCACTCCCCTGCCCGCCGCGCCACCTCGGCCT from Anaeromyxobacter dehalogenans 2CP-C includes:
- a CDS encoding bactofilin family protein: MAGIEKVPASRAGAHTVIGSSIVIDGEISGDEDLVIQGTVKGRISLRESLFVESSGVIEADIETANVEVSGQVTGNINASDKVELKADCKVVGDIRAPRILIADGALFKGNVDMEVRETKGK